The uncultured Desulfobulbus sp. genome window below encodes:
- a CDS encoding metal ABC transporter permease: protein MIDLSALYALVGQFLPFDCLQARFMQQAFIGLLLLAPMAAVMGIMVVNFRMAFFADAISHSAFAGVALGLLFAIDPSWSMPAFGLLVGLGIMVMQRSSGLSNDTVIGVFFSAMVAFGLAIVSRDRSLARDLQRFLYGDILTISDGQVLFLILLFIVLMGFQIKSYNHLLYIGLNPTLAKAHRIRVAIHQYIFTALLSLIVMFAVQAMGVLLVTAMLIVPAAAARNLARSAGSMFWWALLISLSSSLSGLILSAQDWARTATGATIILIACGWFILSLLPAMLRRERRE, encoded by the coding sequence ATGATTGATCTGAGTGCTCTCTACGCCCTGGTGGGACAATTCCTTCCCTTTGACTGCCTCCAGGCCAGATTCATGCAGCAGGCGTTCATCGGCCTCTTGCTTTTAGCCCCCATGGCGGCGGTCATGGGAATTATGGTGGTCAACTTCCGCATGGCCTTTTTTGCCGATGCCATCAGTCATTCCGCCTTTGCCGGCGTTGCCCTGGGGCTGCTCTTTGCGATTGATCCCAGCTGGTCCATGCCCGCCTTTGGGCTGCTGGTCGGTTTAGGCATCATGGTCATGCAGCGCAGCTCGGGTCTCTCGAACGACACGGTCATCGGGGTCTTTTTTTCAGCCATGGTCGCCTTTGGTCTGGCCATTGTCAGTCGGGACCGCTCACTCGCCCGAGACCTGCAACGCTTTTTATACGGTGATATCCTCACCATCTCTGACGGGCAGGTGCTCTTTCTCATTCTGCTTTTTATTGTCCTGATGGGATTTCAGATAAAAAGCTACAACCACCTGCTCTACATTGGTCTGAATCCGACGCTGGCCAAAGCGCACCGCATTCGCGTAGCCATCCACCAGTACATTTTTACAGCACTTCTCTCTTTGATCGTGATGTTTGCCGTGCAGGCAATGGGAGTGCTTCTGGTGACGGCCATGCTCATCGTCCCCGCTGCAGCCGCACGCAACCTTGCTCGCTCAGCGGGCTCCATGTTCTGGTGGGCGCTATTGATCAGCCTGAGCTCTTCGCTCAGTGGACTCATCCTCTCTGCACAGGACTGGGCACGAACCGCCACCGGTGCCACAATTATCCTTATTGCCTGCGGATGGTTTATCCTCAGCCTCCTACCGGCTATGCTGCGAAGAGAGCGCAGAGAATAA
- a CDS encoding DUF4424 family protein: protein MLKLEKILILFWIYLTPTTAFANDGFGGLSATGLQFSHTDAVRMVREDLFLSPSKVEVRYLFHNQGSVTVRGEVIFPLPPISLSDLNNSEFALDQQELQSSNPVHFTVRVNGMPIAVRTERRAILEPPYSERAKGGGRYDHPGKDITHLLQELHIPLSLNPQELNSVLQALSPAQQQRLVQLGLVEIYKGVPPTALWSIQLNYHWPQSFPAGKDMVIEHSYIPAPPGGIFIWPESESELYPYQKELIQQYCIDGYTRRGIVKRLYRQQSKEMAGNGMAIYLDYVLTTANTWHGPIDTFHLTIDKGSPNNILSLCLDGLKKTDATRFELTRKNFRPDHDLQLLFIAPIR, encoded by the coding sequence ATGCTCAAATTAGAGAAAATTCTTATCCTTTTTTGGATTTATTTGACGCCGACTACCGCTTTTGCCAACGATGGTTTTGGTGGACTCAGCGCAACCGGTCTCCAATTCAGTCATACCGATGCCGTGCGTATGGTCCGGGAAGATCTCTTTCTCAGCCCCAGCAAGGTGGAGGTGCGCTATCTCTTCCACAATCAGGGGAGCGTAACAGTACGAGGAGAGGTCATTTTTCCCCTGCCTCCCATTTCTCTTTCTGATCTCAATAACAGCGAATTCGCTCTTGACCAACAAGAGCTCCAATCATCCAACCCGGTGCATTTCACTGTTCGGGTGAATGGTATGCCCATTGCTGTTCGCACCGAACGAAGAGCCATTCTCGAACCACCCTATTCCGAGCGAGCCAAGGGAGGAGGTCGATATGACCACCCAGGAAAGGACATCACTCACCTGCTGCAAGAGCTACACATCCCACTCTCTCTCAACCCACAGGAACTCAATTCTGTTCTCCAGGCACTTTCCCCTGCCCAACAACAACGCCTTGTGCAGCTGGGCCTGGTTGAAATTTACAAAGGCGTGCCTCCGACAGCGCTCTGGTCAATCCAGTTGAATTATCACTGGCCGCAGAGTTTTCCCGCCGGAAAGGATATGGTCATTGAGCACAGCTATATCCCGGCACCGCCCGGTGGCATCTTTATCTGGCCAGAGTCAGAGAGTGAACTCTACCCCTACCAGAAAGAACTGATCCAGCAGTACTGCATTGATGGCTATACCCGCAGAGGAATTGTCAAACGGCTCTATCGTCAACAAAGTAAAGAGATGGCTGGCAACGGCATGGCGATCTACCTCGATTATGTCCTGACCACAGCCAATACCTGGCACGGGCCCATTGACACCTTTCACCTCACCATTGACAAGGGCTCACCCAACAACATTCTCTCTCTCTGCCTGGATGGGCTCAAAAAGACAGACGCAACCCGTTTCGAACTCACCCGAAAAAACTTTCGTCCCGACCATGACCTGCAGTTACTTTTCATTGCCCCAATACGCTAG
- a CDS encoding methyl-accepting chemotaxis protein: protein MRIKSIRIKLLIGGVLIILVPMVLTMFISNNKATAVLTQNSKEYAQSMAIKLAEEVTLILNGAEHAVSILTNDSQLVDLMEQINQLGIKNSTKNIATLQNKVVKVSTAFKQTYPDLYIANAQGNIVAAMFGEKTTFGAINISDRGYFKQIKQENKVVLSDPIRSKADGTIVVVAAGPIHSSNGNFLGILGVTMRAEAITSIVTREQSGKTGYAFMTNSQGIIIAHPKKELELKLDIKTLDGMNEITQAMLAGKSGVLDYYYSGMEKIAGFAPIALKGWSVAYSKSSDEFLQAAVAMRNQSFYLLAGSLLLVAIVILLASQTIVTPINKAVNGLRDIAEGTGNLTMRLEVHSGDEIEELANCFNIFVKKLHNLVSEITTSLASLRNSADHFTSVSEEMSISSDDVFNRSSTVAAAAEQMSTNMHTVADASEEAASNVTLVANATEEINSKVNQIADNTSKARQIAHQAVTKTKSASSRIDQLGGAAQEISKVTETITEISEQTNLLALNATIEAARAGEAGKGFAVVANEIKELAKQTAAATLEIRERISAIQTSTGLTVTEIEEISVIINDVNEIVSTIATAVDEQSTSTNDITANVHQAAGGIAEVNANVGESSTFAMEISQEITEVSQITENLRQNSTQVNQQAEELLSLVEQLQGIVNLFKL from the coding sequence ATGCGAATAAAGTCAATACGGATCAAACTCTTGATTGGCGGTGTTTTAATCATTCTTGTCCCTATGGTCTTAACCATGTTCATCAGTAACAATAAGGCCACAGCAGTTCTGACCCAAAATTCCAAAGAATATGCTCAATCCATGGCCATTAAATTGGCAGAGGAAGTGACGCTTATCCTCAACGGAGCGGAGCACGCGGTTTCCATCCTCACCAATGACAGCCAACTTGTCGATTTAATGGAGCAAATTAATCAGCTTGGCATCAAAAACAGCACTAAAAATATCGCGACCCTGCAAAACAAAGTCGTCAAGGTCTCCACCGCCTTTAAACAGACCTACCCCGATCTATATATCGCCAATGCCCAAGGCAATATTGTTGCTGCCATGTTTGGTGAGAAAACAACATTTGGCGCAATCAACATCAGTGATCGCGGCTATTTCAAACAAATCAAACAGGAAAACAAAGTCGTCCTCAGCGACCCCATCCGTTCCAAGGCCGACGGGACCATTGTGGTTGTCGCAGCTGGCCCCATTCACTCGAGCAACGGTAATTTTCTGGGAATTTTGGGGGTGACCATGCGAGCAGAAGCAATCACCTCCATCGTCACCCGTGAACAATCGGGCAAAACCGGCTATGCCTTTATGACCAATTCCCAGGGCATTATTATTGCGCATCCTAAAAAAGAACTGGAACTGAAGCTTGATATCAAAACACTCGACGGAATGAACGAGATCACCCAAGCCATGCTGGCCGGAAAATCCGGTGTTCTTGACTACTACTATTCAGGGATGGAAAAAATAGCGGGCTTTGCCCCCATTGCGCTCAAGGGATGGTCTGTGGCCTACAGTAAATCGTCTGATGAATTTCTCCAGGCGGCGGTCGCCATGCGCAACCAGTCGTTTTACCTTTTGGCTGGCTCTCTCCTCCTGGTGGCAATTGTCATTCTTCTGGCTTCGCAAACCATTGTCACACCGATCAACAAAGCCGTTAATGGCCTCCGAGATATCGCGGAGGGAACCGGCAACCTAACAATGAGACTGGAAGTACACTCGGGTGATGAAATTGAAGAGTTGGCCAACTGTTTCAATATTTTCGTTAAAAAACTGCATAACCTGGTGAGCGAGATCACCACAAGCCTTGCCTCATTACGAAACTCAGCCGACCATTTCACCTCTGTTTCTGAAGAGATGTCAATCAGCTCGGACGATGTTTTCAACAGATCGAGCACCGTTGCTGCGGCGGCCGAGCAAATGAGCACCAACATGCATACGGTTGCCGATGCCTCTGAAGAAGCGGCCTCCAATGTAACTCTTGTCGCCAACGCAACGGAAGAGATCAACTCCAAGGTGAACCAAATTGCCGACAATACCTCCAAAGCACGGCAGATTGCACATCAGGCAGTAACAAAAACGAAGAGCGCTTCAAGTCGTATCGATCAACTCGGAGGAGCTGCTCAAGAAATAAGTAAAGTGACTGAAACCATCACTGAAATTTCCGAACAGACCAACCTACTTGCCCTCAATGCGACCATTGAAGCGGCTCGGGCGGGTGAGGCTGGTAAAGGTTTTGCCGTTGTCGCCAATGAAATAAAAGAGCTGGCCAAGCAAACCGCAGCTGCGACTCTGGAAATTCGGGAACGCATCAGTGCAATTCAAACATCAACCGGTCTGACTGTCACAGAAATAGAGGAAATCAGTGTCATCATTAACGATGTCAACGAGATTGTCTCGACAATAGCGACGGCTGTTGACGAACAATCCACCTCGACCAACGATATCACCGCCAATGTCCACCAGGCAGCAGGTGGTATCGCCGAGGTCAATGCCAATGTTGGCGAAAGTTCCACCTTTGCCATGGAAATCTCCCAGGAGATAACCGAAGTCAGTCAGATTACAGAAAATTTACGGCAAAATAGCACCCAGGTCAATCAGCAGGCAGAAGAACTTTTGAGTCTGGTTGAACAACTTCAAGGGATCGTTAATCTCTTTAAACTCTAA
- a CDS encoding PAS domain S-box protein, with the protein MPAFHRTWLFVYFVLLAVVFAGGSWFLRHEEEQIRRQVTDQLESIAQLKIHQIEQWRNERLGDAQVLVDAPFASNLLAGWLQKPTAEMTTAILSWFQSLQKNYQYSDVLLLDAKGAVRLSLSEHAMVHEDIQKQISTAVHRKKPLISDLHKPPLLPPHQDVISPLFRRVHGADVHIGTILLRINASTFLYPMLQSWPVESRSAETLLVQRVGKELVFLNELRHQRDSALTLRLPLAQQDLPAAKVIQGQRGVVSGLDYRQIPVLAVGYSVQGTNWFMISKVDTQEALAQWRVHAVYIVVLMSGAVIALTAVWAMMWMRARKEQYKHALELEYEQRQMEARYRTILLSVGDGVIVCNSQGRVELINPVAELLTGWSSKEAMDRTVDDVFHLVHSKTGEPRESAVHEVLRTGKVVGFANHLCLLTASGEEYPIAESAAPISDEQGQMTGAVLVFRDQTEERKAEARILRTTNLLERAESMANMGCWEFDFASKVVWASPSARHIYGVSNERWTIEEIQGIPLSQHRSMLNRALKELIQENIPYDVEFQIRRPTDGALVEIRSQAEYNPDANKVFGIIQDITERKQAEAEIRESESRYRSLFQNNHAVMLLVDPKSGQVVDANPAAIAFYGWSREQLLQMNIAEINALTPDEVQSAMQEAKDKQKNIFFFRHYKADGSSCDVEVISGPIRISGQERLYSIVQDVSDRRKAQEQKERLQEQLLQAQKLESVGRLAGGVAHDLNNLLSPILGYSEVLQTELEAGSPHHGYIETVYQAALRARDLVRQLLAFGRKQALFMEHVDLNQTIQHFVPLLRRTIREDILIEPALTARRPTVHMDVGQIEQVLMNLVVNAQDAMPDGGTIWLETESVELDQDYADSHTDVCPGPYVQLTVSDTGCGMRKEVLSQIFQPFFTTKEDGQGTGLGLATSYGIIKQHGGHIWVYSEPGEGTTFKIYLPIVSEEIEKADSSEVEVCEAGKSGRLMVVEDNEMVRELAVDILTRSGYTVFEAASGAECLKLLQQEAADIDLLLTDVIMPMMNGKTLYKEANKLLPGLKVLYMSGYTENVIASRGVLDAGIHFIAKPFRPSGLVAKVQEVLCQPQSPLPTR; encoded by the coding sequence ATGCCAGCATTCCACCGGACATGGTTGTTTGTGTATTTTGTCCTTCTTGCCGTTGTCTTTGCCGGAGGCAGCTGGTTTCTGCGGCATGAAGAAGAGCAGATCCGTCGTCAGGTGACTGATCAGCTTGAAAGTATTGCTCAACTCAAAATTCATCAGATTGAACAGTGGCGCAATGAGCGTTTGGGGGATGCCCAGGTGCTTGTTGATGCGCCTTTTGCCTCAAATCTTCTTGCAGGGTGGCTGCAGAAGCCAACAGCGGAAATGACGACAGCCATACTGAGCTGGTTTCAATCCCTGCAGAAGAATTATCAGTATTCTGATGTACTCCTGCTTGACGCTAAGGGAGCAGTTCGGCTGAGTTTGTCCGAGCATGCCATGGTGCATGAGGACATTCAAAAACAGATCTCCACCGCTGTCCATCGTAAAAAGCCCCTGATCTCTGATCTGCACAAGCCCCCGCTTCTCCCTCCCCATCAGGATGTGATCAGCCCTTTGTTCAGGCGGGTGCATGGCGCGGATGTTCATATTGGCACCATTTTATTGCGAATCAATGCATCCACCTTTCTCTACCCCATGCTGCAGAGCTGGCCGGTTGAAAGCAGAAGCGCGGAAACCCTGTTGGTCCAGCGTGTCGGCAAAGAATTGGTATTCCTCAATGAATTACGGCATCAACGAGACAGTGCCCTGACCCTGCGTTTGCCACTGGCTCAACAAGATCTTCCGGCGGCGAAGGTGATTCAAGGCCAGCGTGGTGTCGTCAGCGGTCTTGATTACCGTCAGATTCCCGTTTTGGCCGTGGGGTATTCTGTGCAAGGGACCAACTGGTTTATGATTTCCAAGGTTGATACCCAAGAGGCGCTGGCGCAATGGCGAGTGCATGCCGTCTATATAGTGGTGCTCATGAGTGGTGCCGTTATCGCTTTGACTGCCGTTTGGGCAATGATGTGGATGCGCGCACGGAAGGAACAGTACAAACATGCTCTGGAGTTGGAATATGAACAGCGGCAGATGGAGGCACGATATCGGACTATATTGCTCAGTGTTGGGGATGGCGTTATTGTCTGTAACAGTCAGGGGCGAGTTGAACTGATAAACCCAGTGGCCGAGTTGCTGACAGGTTGGTCAAGCAAAGAGGCCATGGACAGGACGGTGGATGATGTCTTTCATCTCGTGCATAGCAAGACAGGTGAGCCCCGTGAAAGTGCAGTCCATGAAGTCTTGCGCACAGGAAAGGTGGTGGGATTTGCCAACCACCTTTGCCTGCTCACGGCCAGTGGAGAGGAATATCCCATCGCTGAATCTGCGGCTCCAATCAGTGATGAACAGGGCCAGATGACTGGGGCTGTTCTTGTTTTTCGAGATCAGACTGAAGAGCGAAAAGCCGAAGCACGTATCCTGCGCACCACCAATTTGTTGGAGCGAGCAGAGAGCATGGCAAATATGGGGTGCTGGGAGTTCGATTTCGCAAGCAAAGTCGTCTGGGCATCTCCCTCGGCTCGTCACATTTATGGGGTGAGTAACGAACGCTGGACCATTGAGGAGATCCAGGGCATACCTCTTTCCCAGCATCGATCGATGTTGAATCGAGCTCTCAAAGAACTGATCCAGGAGAATATTCCCTATGATGTCGAATTCCAGATTCGTCGGCCAACAGATGGTGCCTTGGTGGAGATCCGTTCCCAGGCGGAATATAACCCGGATGCCAATAAAGTTTTTGGTATTATTCAAGATATTACAGAGCGCAAACAAGCGGAGGCTGAAATACGCGAAAGTGAGTCGCGCTATCGCAGTCTCTTTCAAAACAATCATGCCGTTATGCTGCTCGTGGATCCCAAAAGTGGCCAAGTGGTGGATGCCAACCCCGCAGCGATAGCCTTTTACGGCTGGAGTCGGGAGCAATTGCTGCAGATGAATATCGCCGAAATAAATGCCCTGACACCCGATGAAGTGCAATCGGCCATGCAAGAGGCTAAAGACAAGCAGAAAAACATCTTTTTCTTTCGCCATTACAAGGCAGATGGATCCAGCTGCGATGTGGAGGTTATATCCGGGCCGATTCGCATCTCCGGTCAGGAGCGCCTCTATTCCATTGTCCAGGATGTCAGCGATCGCAGAAAAGCGCAGGAACAGAAGGAGCGTCTTCAGGAGCAGCTGCTGCAGGCGCAGAAGCTTGAATCTGTCGGACGTCTTGCCGGGGGCGTCGCCCATGATCTCAATAATCTGCTCAGCCCCATCCTCGGGTACAGTGAGGTCCTTCAAACGGAGCTGGAGGCGGGAAGTCCCCATCACGGATATATCGAGACAGTCTATCAGGCCGCACTGCGGGCTCGCGATTTGGTTCGGCAGCTGCTCGCTTTTGGCCGCAAGCAGGCCCTCTTTATGGAGCATGTGGATCTGAATCAGACTATTCAGCACTTTGTGCCTCTCTTGCGGCGAACCATTCGTGAAGACATTCTTATCGAACCGGCGTTGACAGCTCGACGGCCAACAGTACATATGGATGTCGGACAAATTGAGCAGGTGCTCATGAACTTGGTGGTCAATGCCCAGGATGCGATGCCAGATGGGGGCACTATCTGGTTGGAAACAGAGTCAGTTGAGCTTGATCAGGACTATGCGGACAGTCACACTGATGTCTGCCCCGGTCCCTATGTCCAGCTCACGGTGAGCGATACCGGATGTGGCATGCGTAAGGAGGTTCTGTCTCAGATCTTTCAGCCCTTTTTTACCACCAAGGAAGATGGACAGGGGACCGGGCTTGGCCTGGCAACCTCCTACGGTATCATTAAACAGCATGGTGGACATATCTGGGTCTACAGCGAGCCAGGTGAGGGGACCACCTTTAAAATTTACTTACCGATAGTCAGCGAAGAAATAGAAAAAGCAGACTCCTCTGAGGTGGAGGTCTGTGAAGCCGGGAAAAGCGGCCGGCTTATGGTGGTGGAGGATAATGAAATGGTGCGAGAGTTGGCCGTGGATATCCTCACCCGTTCAGGATATACGGTCTTTGAGGCGGCCAGTGGGGCTGAATGCTTGAAGCTCCTGCAGCAGGAGGCCGCAGACATAGACCTCCTGCTCACTGATGTGATCATGCCGATGATGAATGGCAAGACCCTCTACAAAGAGGCGAACAAACTGCTTCCAGGGCTCAAGGTACTCTACATGTCAGGCTACACAGAAAACGTGATCGCCTCTCGCGGGGTGCTTGATGCGGGCATACATTTTATTGCAAAACCATTTCGGCCAAGCGGCCTGGTGGCCAAGGTACAGGAAGTTCTTTGTCAACCCCAGTCCCCACTTCCTACGAGGTAG